From Sediminibacterium sp. TEGAF015, a single genomic window includes:
- a CDS encoding nitrous oxide reductase accessory protein NosL, with translation MKQEIRKQSKMLLIVSAICLGISIFVPIWRIELDAPQYPEGLGLQIFSYKLGGDVDIINGLNHYIGMQTLHADNFIEFTLLPYIISFYALLMLITGIKGGKKMLLTTFIAFVAFGIVAMIDFWRWEYNYGHNLDPNAAIIVPGMAYQPPLIGFKQLLNFGAFSIPDIGGWLFIGAGLLALIAVAVEYGWLKKWIKTKPAMFLFTIVLLSSSCGSKNPEPLVLNKDLCESCKMTYADSRFGAEYITSKGKVFKFDDLSCMLAFSSNNKNTVIDKWYINDYNANNVLIDATKAWYVLHETIKSPMNGNTAAFAQQHEAEKFAASFAGKVSTWEEIN, from the coding sequence ATGAAGCAAGAAATAAGAAAACAATCAAAAATGCTTTTGATTGTAAGTGCAATATGTTTAGGTATATCCATCTTTGTCCCAATCTGGAGAATTGAACTGGATGCACCACAATATCCTGAAGGATTAGGTCTGCAGATTTTCTCTTATAAACTCGGAGGCGATGTTGACATTATCAATGGTCTGAACCATTATATTGGCATGCAAACCTTACATGCTGACAACTTTATTGAATTTACACTTCTACCCTATATCATTTCATTTTATGCGCTTTTAATGCTAATAACAGGGATAAAAGGCGGAAAGAAAATGCTACTAACTACTTTTATTGCATTTGTGGCATTCGGAATAGTAGCCATGATTGATTTTTGGAGATGGGAATACAATTATGGTCATAACCTAGATCCCAATGCGGCAATTATAGTTCCCGGCATGGCTTATCAGCCTCCATTAATTGGGTTTAAACAATTATTGAACTTTGGAGCATTCTCTATACCCGATATTGGGGGATGGTTATTTATTGGCGCAGGTTTGTTGGCCTTAATAGCGGTTGCTGTTGAGTATGGCTGGCTAAAAAAATGGATAAAGACAAAGCCTGCTATGTTTCTTTTTACAATAGTGCTACTCTCCTCTTCCTGTGGTTCAAAAAATCCGGAACCATTGGTATTAAATAAAGACCTTTGTGAATCGTGTAAAATGACCTATGCTGATAGTAGATTTGGAGCCGAATATATCACCAGCAAAGGGAAAGTATTTAAGTTTGATGACCTAAGCTGCATGTTGGCATTTAGCAGTAATAATAAAAATACGGTAATTGACAAATGGTATATTAACGATTACAATGCAAATAATGTTCTGATTGATGCAACCAAAGCATGGTACGTTTTGCATGAAACCATTAAAAGTCCAATGAATGGCAATACTGCAGCTTTTGCACAGCAACACGAAGCTGAAAAATTTGCCGCTAGTTTTGCTGGAAAAGTTTCAACCTGGGAAGAAATCAACTAA
- the nosZ gene encoding Sec-dependent nitrous-oxide reductase — MKLIQSTTIAAVIAATALFSCKPKNSGSAVSGDAAAKAYVAPGKYDEFYNFVSGGFSGQMSVYGLPSGRLLRVIPVFSVDPEKGWGYSEETKPMLNTSNGFVPWDDLHHTEMSQTNGEIDGKWVFANGNNTPRLARIDLKTFKTAEIIELPNSAGNHSSPFGTENSEYIVAGTRFSVPSDEDNGDVPINSYKKNFKGHISFVSVAKESGEMKLAFQLKTPGVNFDLARAGKGKSHGWFFFSCYNTEQASTLLEVNASQKDKDFIMAVNWKKAEEYIKAGKGKKVKAKYAHNKWNEATHSATSKMEEEVLVLDVKELKDIVYFIPCPKSPHGCDVDPTGEYIVGSGKLAALIPVFSFDKIQKAIADKSYDGDYEGIPVIKYDAALYGEVKKPGLGPLHTEFDGKGNAYTSFFVSSEVVKWNIKDLTVVDRVPTYYSVGHLSIPGGNTKKPSPKYLVAYNKITKDRYLPTGPELAQSAQIYDISGDKMQLILDFPTIGEPHYAQSAPADVIRNNGQLKIYKIGENKHPYVTAGEANAKVVREGNKVHVYMTSIRSHFAPDNIEGVRVGDEVYFHVTNLEQDWDVPHGFAIKGADNAELLIMPGETTTLKWVPKKAGMFPMYCTDFCSALHQEMQGYVRVSPAGSNVPLSFSLGKPVPETK; from the coding sequence ATGAAACTAATTCAATCCACCACAATTGCCGCTGTTATTGCTGCTACAGCGTTATTTTCATGCAAGCCTAAAAACTCGGGAAGTGCCGTTAGCGGAGACGCTGCAGCCAAAGCATATGTTGCACCTGGTAAATATGACGAATTCTACAATTTTGTATCAGGTGGTTTCAGCGGCCAAATGAGCGTTTACGGTTTGCCTAGTGGCAGACTTTTAAGAGTGATTCCTGTATTTTCTGTAGATCCTGAAAAGGGATGGGGATACAGTGAAGAAACCAAACCCATGTTAAATACTTCCAACGGATTTGTTCCCTGGGACGATTTGCACCATACTGAAATGAGCCAGACTAATGGTGAAATTGATGGCAAATGGGTTTTTGCCAATGGCAATAATACTCCCCGTTTGGCTAGAATAGATTTGAAAACATTTAAAACTGCAGAAATCATTGAATTGCCTAATTCTGCCGGCAACCACAGCTCTCCTTTCGGAACAGAAAACTCTGAATACATTGTTGCAGGTACCCGTTTTAGTGTGCCGTCTGATGAAGACAACGGAGATGTGCCCATTAATTCTTATAAGAAGAATTTTAAAGGACATATATCTTTTGTGAGTGTTGCCAAGGAAAGCGGTGAAATGAAACTGGCTTTCCAGTTAAAAACCCCGGGAGTAAACTTTGACCTTGCCAGAGCAGGTAAAGGTAAATCACACGGATGGTTCTTCTTCAGCTGCTACAACACAGAACAGGCAAGTACTTTACTGGAAGTGAATGCTTCTCAGAAAGATAAAGACTTTATTATGGCTGTAAACTGGAAAAAAGCAGAAGAATATATCAAAGCCGGAAAAGGTAAAAAAGTAAAAGCTAAATATGCGCACAACAAATGGAACGAAGCTACCCATTCAGCTACTTCAAAAATGGAAGAAGAAGTTTTGGTGTTAGATGTAAAGGAACTGAAAGATATAGTTTACTTTATCCCATGTCCTAAATCTCCCCATGGTTGCGATGTTGATCCAACTGGTGAATACATAGTTGGCTCTGGTAAATTAGCTGCATTGATTCCAGTATTTAGCTTTGACAAAATTCAGAAAGCGATTGCTGATAAATCTTATGATGGTGACTACGAAGGTATTCCTGTTATTAAGTATGATGCTGCATTATATGGCGAAGTGAAGAAGCCAGGTCTAGGACCTTTGCATACAGAGTTTGATGGAAAAGGTAATGCTTATACTTCTTTCTTTGTTTCTTCTGAAGTTGTTAAATGGAATATTAAAGACTTAACGGTTGTAGATCGTGTACCAACTTATTATTCTGTTGGTCACCTTAGCATCCCCGGTGGAAATACCAAGAAGCCATCTCCTAAATACTTAGTTGCCTATAATAAAATTACCAAGGACAGATATTTACCAACTGGTCCTGAATTGGCTCAAAGTGCTCAGATATATGATATTAGTGGAGACAAAATGCAATTGATCCTTGACTTCCCAACTATTGGTGAGCCACACTATGCACAATCTGCTCCAGCTGATGTTATCAGAAACAACGGACAATTGAAAATTTATAAAATTGGAGAAAACAAACATCCTTATGTTACCGCAGGGGAAGCCAATGCAAAAGTGGTTAGAGAAGGTAACAAAGTGCATGTTTACATGACTTCTATACGTTCACACTTTGCTCCGGATAATATTGAAGGTGTTAGAGTTGGTGATGAAGTTTACTTCCACGTAACCAATTTAGAGCAAGACTGGGATGTGCCGCATGGTTTTGCCATCAAAGGTGCAGATAATGCTGAACTATTAATCATGCCTGGCGAAACCACCACACTAAAATGGGTGCCTAAAAAAGCAGGTATGTTCCCGATGTATTGTACAGACTTCTGTAGTGCATTGCACCAAGAAATGCAGGGTTATGTTAGGGTTTCCCCTGCAGGAAGCAATGTTCCGCTTAGCTTTAGTTTAGGCAAACCAGTTCCTGAAACTAAGTAA
- a CDS encoding c-type cytochrome, translating into MNIKPIAFLLITASSIVVIACGGGGQKADSSANSAQESPASTTSSTSDYDPKRGEGKFDASNVTVGPLDQALAAKGESISATKCNSCHKMTEERLVGPGWKGVTSRHTPYWIMNFITNPDPMIEKDPKVQAQLELCLVRMPNQSLTDTDAREILEFMRKNDGAK; encoded by the coding sequence ATGAATATCAAACCAATTGCTTTTCTATTAATAACTGCTAGCTCTATAGTAGTTATTGCTTGTGGAGGCGGGGGCCAGAAAGCTGATTCGTCAGCCAATTCAGCCCAGGAATCACCTGCATCCACCACTTCATCTACTTCAGATTATGATCCTAAAAGAGGGGAAGGAAAATTCGACGCTTCTAATGTTACGGTTGGCCCATTAGATCAGGCCTTGGCCGCAAAGGGAGAATCTATTTCTGCAACCAAATGTAATTCATGCCATAAAATGACAGAAGAAAGATTGGTTGGACCAGGCTGGAAAGGGGTAACATCCCGACATACACCTTATTGGATCATGAACTTTATTACCAACCCTGATCCAATGATAGAAAAAGACCCAAAGGTTCAGGCACAATTAGAGCTTTGTCTGGTGAGAATGCCCAATCAAAGTTTAACTGACACAGATGCCAGAGAAATATTAGAATTCATGCGCAAAAATGATGGCGCTAAATAA
- a CDS encoding phosphatase PAP2 family protein, with amino-acid sequence MIPLIAITADWVQKIIKADQELFLLLNTGLTNSFFDSVFPWYREGNTWMPLYLFLVVFAILNFKRKAFPFILFAVVTIVLTDQISSSLIKPFFERPRPCRDPFLMNQIRMLLNGCSGGFSFTSSHATNHFGFAVYLFVTIGSLIGRWKYLLLFWAGTIAYGQVYVGVHYPLDIICGAILGALIGWVTGYWFNRSAGKIDLAEMNKTI; translated from the coding sequence ATGATTCCGTTGATAGCCATTACAGCAGACTGGGTGCAGAAAATCATTAAAGCCGATCAGGAACTTTTTCTGCTTCTGAATACAGGGTTAACGAATTCTTTTTTTGACTCCGTATTTCCCTGGTACAGAGAGGGTAATACCTGGATGCCTTTATATCTTTTTTTAGTCGTATTTGCTATTCTGAATTTTAAGCGAAAGGCATTCCCTTTCATTCTGTTCGCTGTTGTTACCATCGTTCTGACTGACCAAATTAGTAGCAGCCTGATAAAACCATTTTTTGAAAGACCAAGACCTTGCAGGGATCCTTTTCTGATGAATCAAATCAGAATGTTGTTAAATGGCTGTTCCGGTGGATTCAGTTTTACCTCTTCTCATGCAACCAATCATTTTGGCTTTGCTGTATATCTGTTTGTAACAATAGGGAGTCTAATAGGAAGATGGAAATATCTACTGTTGTTCTGGGCTGGAACCATAGCATATGGTCAGGTATATGTTGGGGTGCATTATCCGCTAGATATTATCTGCGGTGCTATACTCGGAGCCTTGATTGGATGGGTTACCGGGTATTGGTTCAATCGAAGTGCCGGTAAAATTGATCTGGCAGAAATGAATAAAACAATCTAG